One window from the genome of Choloepus didactylus isolate mChoDid1 chromosome 2, mChoDid1.pri, whole genome shotgun sequence encodes:
- the PIGV gene encoding GPI mannosyltransferase 2 isoform X1 — translation MWPLDPCRKEVLRFAFSCRILTLVLQALFNAIIPDHHAEAFSPPRLAPSGPVDQLVEGLLGGLSHWDAEHFLFIAEHGYLYEHNFAFFPGFPLALLVGTELLRPLRGLLSLRSCLLISVALLNSLFFVLAAVALHDLGCLVLHCPRQAFYAALLFCLSPANVFLAAGYSEALFALLTFSAMGQLERGQSWTSGLLFSFASGVRSNGLINIGFLVHAQCRDFLFSVLVQSPLRQLIKLMASVFLSVLTLGLPFVLFQYYAYTQFCLPSLAHPIPKPLLQLAVDKGYRTADGNVPPWCSWDLPLIYSYIQDIYWNVGLLRYYKLRQLPNFLLAAPVAVLVVWATWTYVTTHPWLCLTLGLRRSKKIKTLEKPDPGFLSPQVFVYLVHAAALLLFGGLCMHVQVLTRFLGSSTPVVYWFPAHLLQDREPLLRSLEIAAQKPLARDSPPGQKDPSNPIMELLYNWKTCSPVTRSILGYFLTYWLLGLLLHCNFLPWT, via the exons ATGTGGCCCCTGGACCCATGCCGGAAAGAGGTGCTGAGGTTTGCGTTCAGCTGCCGCATCCTGACTCTGGTGCTGCAG GCCCTGTTCAATGCGATCATCCCAGATCACCATGCAgaagccttttctcctcctcgCCTGGCCCCCTCGGGCCCTGTGGACCAACTTGTGGAAGGTCTTCTTGGTGGCCTGTCTCACTGGGATGCTGAACACTTCCTGTTCATTGCTGAGCATGGCTATCTCTATGAGCACAACTTTGCCTTCTTTCCTGGTTTCCCCCTGGCCCTGCTGGTGGGGACTGAATTGCTGAGACCCCTGCGAGGGTTACTGAGCCTACGAAGTTGCCTGCTAATTTCTGTAGCACTGCTTAACTCCTTGTTCTTTGTGCTGGCAGCAGTCGCGCTTCATGACCTGGGATGTCTGGTTTTGCACTGTCCCCGCCAGGCCTTTTATGCAGCACTGCTCTTCTGCCTCAGCCCTGCCAATGTCTTCCTGGCAGCTGGTTACTCAGAAGCTCTGTTTGCCCTCCTGACATTCAGTGCCATGGGACAGCTAGAGAGAGGCCAGAGCTGGACTAGTGGACTCCTCTTTTCCTTTGCCTCTGGTGTACGTTCCAATGGGCTGATCAACATTGGCTTTCTTGTGCACGCCCAGTGCCGAGACTTTCTATTTTCTGTCCTGGTGCAGAGCCCCCTGAGGCAGCTCATTAAGCTGATGGCCTCTGTGTTCCTGTCAGTGCTCACACTGGGCCTTCCCTTTGTCCTCTTTCAGTATTACGCTTATACCCAGTTCTGCCTGCCAAGCTTAGCCCACCCCATCCCTAAACCCTTGCTGCAGTTAGCTGTGGACAAGGGCTACCGGACTGCAGATGGAAATGTGCCACCTTGGTGTTCCTGGGACCTTCCCCTAATATACAGCTATATCCAGGATATCTACTGGAATGTTGGCCTTTTGAGATACTATAAGCTCAGGCAGTTGCCCAATTTCCTGCTGGCTGCACCAGTGGCTGTACTAGTTGTCTGGGCGACCTGGACATACGTGACCACCCACCCTTGGCTCTGCCTTACACTTGGGCTGCGAAGGAGCAAGAAAATTAAGACCCTAGAGAAGCCTGACCCTGGATTCCTCAGTCCCCAGGTGTTTGTATACCTGGTCCACGCTGCAGCGCTGCTGCTGTTCGGAGGTCTGTGCATGCATGTTCAG GTTCTCACCAGGTTTCTGGGCTCCTCCACACCTGTTGTTTACTGGTTTCCAGCTCATCTGCTTCAGGATCGAGAGCCGCTGCTGAGATCCCTAGAGATTGCAGCTCAGAAGCCTCTTGCAAGGGACTCCCCACCAGGACAAAAGGACCCCAGCAATCCTATCATGGAACTTTTGTACAACTGGAAAACCTGTTCTCCAGTCACACGAAGCATTCTAGGCTATTTTCTGACTTACTGGCTCCTGGGACTACTCCTGCATTGCAACTTCCTGCCTTGGACATGA
- the PIGV gene encoding GPI mannosyltransferase 2 isoform X2 yields MWPLDPCRKEVLRFAFSCRILTLVLQVLTRFLGSSTPVVYWFPAHLLQDREPLLRSLEIAAQKPLARDSPPGQKDPSNPIMELLYNWKTCSPVTRSILGYFLTYWLLGLLLHCNFLPWT; encoded by the exons ATGTGGCCCCTGGACCCATGCCGGAAAGAGGTGCTGAGGTTTGCGTTCAGCTGCCGCATCCTGACTCTGGTGCTGCAG GTTCTCACCAGGTTTCTGGGCTCCTCCACACCTGTTGTTTACTGGTTTCCAGCTCATCTGCTTCAGGATCGAGAGCCGCTGCTGAGATCCCTAGAGATTGCAGCTCAGAAGCCTCTTGCAAGGGACTCCCCACCAGGACAAAAGGACCCCAGCAATCCTATCATGGAACTTTTGTACAACTGGAAAACCTGTTCTCCAGTCACACGAAGCATTCTAGGCTATTTTCTGACTTACTGGCTCCTGGGACTACTCCTGCATTGCAACTTCCTGCCTTGGACATGA